The following nucleotide sequence is from Deinococcus aerius.
CCGACTACCTGACCCAGTTCGCCCGCGACCGCGCCGTCTACCAGCTCGCCCGCCGCAGCACGTCGGTGCCCGCCGCACAGATCGACGCGCAGCTCGCCGATGCCCACAAGGGCTTTTCCAGCGACGCGGAGTTCGCCCAGGCGCTTCAGGCGACGGGCTACGAGAACGAGGCCGACCTGCGCGCCGACCTGGAGCGCCAGGCGGTCGTGCAGGCCTACTTGGACAACGTCAAGAAGCGCTTTACCTTTGGCGACGCGCTCGTGCAGAGCTTTTACAACCTCAACCGCTCGTCTTTTACCCGCCCGGCCCAGGCCTGCGTGAAGCACATCCTGGTGGGGACCCAGGCCGAGGGCCAGACGGTGCTGCGCGACGTGCAGGGCGGGGCGGACTTTGCCAAGATCGCCCAGGAGAAGAGCCAGGATCCCGGCAGCGCCCAGGAGGGCGGCGACCTGGGCTGCATCGCCCCCGGCGACACGGTCGAGGCCTTCGACAGGGCGGCCTTCGGCGGCCCCCTGAACCAGGCGCAGCTCGTGCAGACCGAGTACGGCTGGCACGTGCTGGTCGTGACGCAGCGCAATGAGGCGGGCCTGACCCCCCTCACGGAGGCCGCCCCCCTGATCCGCGAGCAGCTCGCCCGCGACGCCGCCCAGAAGTACCTCGACGCCCAGGTCGCCCGCCTGAACGTTGCGACGGACAAGAACCTGGTCGCGGCCCCGGCGGGCAGGTAAGGACAAAGAGGCTCGGACAGGGGGAGGGGCGAAGGGGCCGCTCCCCCTGTCTATTTACCCGGCTACGTCCCCCGCCTCGCCCGGCGCAGGCCCACAAGGAGGGCCGCCGAGCCGAGCGGGATGAGTGAGCGCGTCTGTCCACCCAATAGCCCTGCCCGCAGGCCCCCCACCGCGAGCCACCGCGCCAGCCTCACCCGTTCGGCGGGGATGGATAGGGGCGCGCGGTCGCATTGGCTCCGCACGATTTCCGGCGCCGTCAAGGCGCCCGCCAGCCCCAGGGCGGCGAGGGTCAGCGCGTCCGCCGCAAGGCTTCGCCCGCGCCCCACCCCCCCCGAAGGCAGCAGGCCCGCGGCCCCCACGAGCCCCGCCGCCCCGGCTGGCGCCCGAAAGGGGTCCGCCCGGGAGGCCGAGAGGGCCAGGGCCACTCCGGGGACGAGGGCCCCCACCCGCTCGCCCCGCCGGGCCGCCAGGGCCGCCTGCCCGGCGAGGGCGATCAGGTCGGGAAGCGTGGGCCGCTGCCCCACGGTTGCCGCCAGGACACGCAGGCCGCTGAGCACCGCGAGCCCGGCCAGCGGGTCGGGCGGCCCACCCGGCAGGGCGACGAGGGCCGCGACCGGAAGCGCCGCGTTCGCCGTTCCGGGGTGGTCGGGGTCGAGTTCCCGCGCCGTGGCCCAGGCCAGGAAGGCGGCCCCTCCCACCTCCAAGGCCTCCCGCCAGGACCGGCCCAGGAGCCGGGCGCCGAGCGTAGCCACCACGAATCCACCCGCGGCGAGGCGGTTCGACGGCAGCGAGGGCACCAGCGGGCGGGCCAGCGCTGAGGCAGCGGGGGAGGGGCGCGTCATGGTGTCACGGTCTTTACAGCAGGGGCCGGGGACGCCGGGCGGTCAGGACCGCGCCGACCAGCACCAGGGCCGCGGCGAGGGCCACCCCGATCACCACCGCCGTCACGTCCGGCCGGGCGACGTAGACGCCGTAAAAGGCCCAGAGCAGCACCGCCGCGAAGGCGTAGTCCCGAAAGCGCGCCAGGAAGAACACCCCGAGCAGCGCGGCGATCACGACCAGAAGTGCCGACCAGGCCGGGCCGCCCAGCCCCAGCAGGCCCGCCGTCACTCCCCGGCTCACCAGGAACGCGGTGATGTTGGCGATCGTCGCCACGCTGATCCAGCCCAGGTAGAGGCTGACCGGCAGGCCCAGGGTCAGCCCCTCGGCGCCCAGCGGCCTCATGCCGCGCACCCGCAGATACAGCACGGTCAGGCTTGCCAGCAGCGCCAGCATGATGACGACGCTGGTGCCGTAGTTCAGGCTCTGGAAGGCCAGCAGCCACGCGACGTTCAGGACGTTCGCCAGCAGGAAGGGCCAGGCCAGCCGGTCGTGCCGCGGGCCGCGCTGGGGGGGCAACGCCTGGTACACCGCGAACACCAGCAGGCCCAGGAAGATCGGCCCCCACACCGCGAAGGTCAGCCCGGCGGGGGTGAAGGCGTTGGGGAGGCTGTCACTGACCTCCTTGTTGCTGTTGCCGAAGAGCGGCAGCGCGTTGCTGAGGTAGTTCATCACCAGCGTCACGGCGGTGGCGACGAGCAGGATGATCTGGCGCCGAATTCCAGTCATACCCCCAGTATGAATCCCGCCCCACCGTCCGGCTGTCGCAAGGGTGACCGTCTGCGGGCGCTCAGGTCGTGTAGTCCGCGTTGATGCTCACGTACTCGGCGCTCAGGTCGCAGCCCCAGGCCTCGCCCGCCGCGACGCCCACACCCAGGTCGATCTCGAAGACGACTTCCTGGGCCCGCATGCTCTCGCTCACCGCCGCCGCGTCGTAGGGGAGGGGCCTCCCCGCAAAGACCGGGTGGCCCTGCACGGTCACGGTCATCCGCTCCAGGTCCACCGCCGCCCCGCTGCGGCCCACCGCCATGATGATCCGGCCCCAGTTGGGGTCATTGCCGTGGACCGCACTCTTCAGGAGGGGGCTGACGCAGCAGGTGCGGGCGGCGGTCAGGGCCTCGGCCTCCGTTCGCGCACCGCCCACCCGCACGGTGAGCAGCTTGGTTGCCCCCTCGCCGTCCGCTGCAATCATCCGGGCGAGGTCGCGCATCACGCCTTCCAATGCCGTCAAGAACTCGGCGGGGTCTACATCCCCCGCGAGCCCATTGGCCAGCACCACGGCCATGTCGTTCGTGCTCGTGTCGCCGTCCACCGTGACGGCGTTGAAGGTCCGGGCCACGATGGCGGGAAAGGCCGCCCGCAACACCTCCCCGTCCACCCGCGCGTCGGTGAAGGCGAAGGCGAACATCGTCGCCATGTCGGGGTGGATCATGCCGCTGCCCTTGGCCGTGCCCACGATGCGGGCGCCCGTGCTCAGGGCCACTTCCGCCAGCTTGGGCCGCGTGTCGGTCGTCATGATCGCCGCCGCGAAGGGGGCCGCGCCCGTGCCCAGTTCCTCCGGCAGGTGCTCCACGCCGCTCAGCACCCGGTCCATGGGCAGCGGGTGGCCGATGATGCCCGTGCTGGCGGTCAGCACCGCGTCCGGGTCCACGTTCAGCACGCTGCCCAGCGCGTCGGCCATCTCCGCGTTGTCGCGCACCCCCCGCGCCCCGGTCGCCGCGTTGGCGTTCCCGGCATTCACGAGGAGCGCCCGCACCGGCCTACCCTCGCGGTACAGCTCGCGGTTGCGCGTCACGCAGGCCGCCGCCGTGGTGCTGCGGGTGCCCGCGTAGGCCCAGGTGCAGTCGGCCTCGCTCACCACACACGAGAGGTCCGCCCTGCCGCTGGGCTTGATGCCCGCGCTCATCGCCGCCGCCCGGAAACCCTGGGGAAAGGTGGGACCCGGCCCGTTCACTCCCATCTCGGTCATGGGCGCATGGTAGCGGGAGAGCGGGCAGGCGGGAGTTCCCGGGAGTTCTCCCGCACATTCCTCACCGGGCGTTCACGGGCCGTCAGGGGCCGGGCGGGTAGGGTGAGAGCAATGAAGAATGTTCTGTTCACCCTCCTGGCGGCGGGTCTGCTCTCCGGCGCCGCCCTGGCCGCCCCCATCAAGCTTCAGACCATTCCCGTGACGCTCGAACCCAGCGCCCGGCTGCTGACCCTGAACGACGCGGGCATCGCCAAGGCCTTCCCGTCGGCGGCGGGCCGCCCGGACGCGGTGTTCCTGACCGAGGACCGCAAGGTCAGCGTGGCGTTCGAGTGGCGCGACGCCCGGCTGACGCCCGCGCAGGTGCCTGACCTCGTGACGCAGTTCCCGGCGGTGATCCGCGCCCAGGTGCCCAACATCAAGACCCTGCGGGCGAGCACCGTGCAGATCGGGGGCCAGCCGTGGGCGCAGTTTGTGTTCACCACTCCTGGACAGGGTGACGACCTGCGCCGCGAACTGCTCATGACGAGTGCCCAGGGCCGCCTCCTGGTGGTCACCATCGCCGGGAACGTGAAGGACTACAGCCGCAACGAGACGTTGATCCGCGGCCTGACGAACAGCGTGCGCGTGGGCTGAGGGCAGGCGGGGCGGCGGCCGGGGGACTCTTTCCCTCTGGCCGCCGCCCTTTCGTCGCCGGGAGAATGTGACCTGTAATAGGTCTGTTTGACCGGCGCCGCTACAATAGACCGCGTGCAGGAATTTCGTGAGACGCAGGCTATCGCTCGGCGCCGTGTGCTGGCGCGGCGCGGTGGCGTGCAGAGCGAGGCGGGCGAGTGGCGCGGCCTCCCGGTGTTCGTGAAAACCCTGCTGACGGGCGACCCCGAGGCCGCCCTGCGCTTTGACCACGAGGGGCGAATCGCGGGCAGCCTGACCCACCCGTTGATCGTGCCGCTGCTGGCCCGCAGCCCCAATCAACTGATCTTCCCCTTTGTGGAGGGCGGCACCCTGCGGGAACGGGTGGAAGGCGGTCCCCTGCCGCTCCCCGAGGCGCTGGAGGTCGCCTGCGGGGTGCTGGAGGCGGCCGAGTACCTGCACGCGCAGGGGGTCACCCACCACGACCTGAAGCCCGAGAACGTGCTGCTGGTGAAGGGCCGTGAGCGCAGCGAGTGCGTGCGGCTCATCGACTTCGGCATGAGCCACTCGCGCGCCCTGCCCCTGGACGTGCATGACGGCACCCGCATGGGCACCCCGCACTTCATGGCCCCCGAGCAGTTCCGCGGCGTGCGCGGCGACCCCCGCAGCGACCTGTACTCCGCCGCGGTGCTGCTTTTCGACTGCCTGTGCGGCTTTCCCCCCTACGAGGACGCCCTGGGCTGGCTCGTCGGGCTGCGCGGGGACCGCGCCCCGCTCCCCGGCCCGCCCGCCCTGCACCCCATCCTCTGCGCGGCCCTGAGCCGCGACCCGGAAGACCGCCCCGCCAGCGCCGCCGAGATGCGCGCGGCCCTGATGGAGGTGGCGCGGGAACTGGAGTGCCGTTGCCCCTGATCGCCTTCAGCGGGAACCGCTTCCTGGCCGAGGAGGCCCTGCGCGAAACCCTCGCCGCCCGGGGGCTCAGCGTCCGCGACCTGCCCCGGCTGGCGGGCGAGGACGTGACCGCCGAGGCCGCCGCGTCGCTCCTCGCCCCCAGCCTCTTCGGGGACGGGGGCCTGATCGTGGACCTCGCCGGGGTCAAGCCCGACAAGGCGCTCCTCGACCTCCTCGCGTCCGCCCCCGTCACGGTCGCGGTCCTCGACGAGTCGCCCCCCGCCACCCGTGTCAAGCTCTACGAGGGCCGCGGGGAACACGTCACCTCGCCCGCCCCCCAGAAGACGGGCGACGTGGCGGGCTGGGTGGGCCAGCGCGCCAGGAAGCTGGGCCTGAAGCTCGACCGCGACGCTGCCCTCTACCTCGCGGAGGTCTTCGGCCCCGACCTGACGGGGATCGCCGGGGAGCTAAACAAGCTCGAACTGCTCGACCCGCCCCTCAC
It contains:
- a CDS encoding peptidylprolyl isomerase, giving the protein MKQSLLTLALLLGGAAFAQTTPAPAPTAPAQTAPAQTAPAQTAPAQTAPATTTPAPAPANAQAIVARVGGESYTLADYERAFRIAVARVLNSQGVPYSPDMLAEFAGARADYLTQFARDRAVYQLARRSTSVPAAQIDAQLADAHKGFSSDAEFAQALQATGYENEADLRADLERQAVVQAYLDNVKKRFTFGDALVQSFYNLNRSSFTRPAQACVKHILVGTQAEGQTVLRDVQGGADFAKIAQEKSQDPGSAQEGGDLGCIAPGDTVEAFDRAAFGGPLNQAQLVQTEYGWHVLVVTQRNEAGLTPLTEAAPLIREQLARDAAQKYLDAQVARLNVATDKNLVAAPAGR
- a CDS encoding tryptophan-rich sensory protein; this encodes MTGIRRQIILLVATAVTLVMNYLSNALPLFGNSNKEVSDSLPNAFTPAGLTFAVWGPIFLGLLVFAVYQALPPQRGPRHDRLAWPFLLANVLNVAWLLAFQSLNYGTSVVIMLALLASLTVLYLRVRGMRPLGAEGLTLGLPVSLYLGWISVATIANITAFLVSRGVTAGLLGLGGPAWSALLVVIAALLGVFFLARFRDYAFAAVLLWAFYGVYVARPDVTAVVIGVALAAALVLVGAVLTARRPRPLL
- the argJ gene encoding bifunctional glutamate N-acetyltransferase/amino-acid acetyltransferase ArgJ translates to MTEMGVNGPGPTFPQGFRAAAMSAGIKPSGRADLSCVVSEADCTWAYAGTRSTTAAACVTRNRELYREGRPVRALLVNAGNANAATGARGVRDNAEMADALGSVLNVDPDAVLTASTGIIGHPLPMDRVLSGVEHLPEELGTGAAPFAAAIMTTDTRPKLAEVALSTGARIVGTAKGSGMIHPDMATMFAFAFTDARVDGEVLRAAFPAIVARTFNAVTVDGDTSTNDMAVVLANGLAGDVDPAEFLTALEGVMRDLARMIAADGEGATKLLTVRVGGARTEAEALTAARTCCVSPLLKSAVHGNDPNWGRIIMAVGRSGAAVDLERMTVTVQGHPVFAGRPLPYDAAAVSESMRAQEVVFEIDLGVGVAAGEAWGCDLSAEYVSINADYTT
- a CDS encoding serine/threonine-protein kinase, with the protein product MQEFRETQAIARRRVLARRGGVQSEAGEWRGLPVFVKTLLTGDPEAALRFDHEGRIAGSLTHPLIVPLLARSPNQLIFPFVEGGTLRERVEGGPLPLPEALEVACGVLEAAEYLHAQGVTHHDLKPENVLLVKGRERSECVRLIDFGMSHSRALPLDVHDGTRMGTPHFMAPEQFRGVRGDPRSDLYSAAVLLFDCLCGFPPYEDALGWLVGLRGDRAPLPGPPALHPILCAALSRDPEDRPASAAEMRAALMEVARELECRCP
- the holA gene encoding DNA polymerase III subunit delta, yielding MPLIAFSGNRFLAEEALRETLAARGLSVRDLPRLAGEDVTAEAAASLLAPSLFGDGGLIVDLAGVKPDKALLDLLASAPVTVAVLDESPPATRVKLYEGRGEHVTSPAPQKTGDVAGWVGQRARKLGLKLDRDAALYLAEVFGPDLTGIAGELNKLELLDPPLTADLVRRVVGREPPGDSFAMLGAATTGKPGEAVTQLRRLLASGEDPFKLMGAVVWQYSLVARCVALTQEEGRVTEGVAAQRLGVKPYPAKKALEVARRLNEAKIRAHLARILDADLAMKRGLDPGATLERLIVQLSV